The following are encoded together in the Tamandua tetradactyla isolate mTamTet1 chromosome 14, mTamTet1.pri, whole genome shotgun sequence genome:
- the LOC143655070 gene encoding olfactory receptor 4F6-like, producing the protein MDQVNGSVVTEFILMGLVQSLGIQFLLLLFFSLFYMGIILGNLLIMVTVIFDLHLHSPMYILLANLSFIDLGLSSTTVPRMIFDLLSDCKVISFHNCMIQMFFIHVMGGVEMVLLIAMAYDRYTAICKPLHYLTIINPRMCWLFVMVAWIIGVIHAIFQFVFVVNLPFCGPNNVGSFYCDFPRVMKLACMDTYKLEFVIAANSGFISIGTFFFLVVSYIFILVTVRQHSSNDLSKAFFTLSAHITVVVLFFAPCIFLYVWPFPTKSLDTFFAIVDFAVTPFLNPVIYTLRNKDMKVAMKRMSQQVVSSRDMT; encoded by the coding sequence ATGGACCAAGTAAATGGCTCTGTAGTGACTGAGTTTATATTAATGGGACTTGTACAATCCTTGGGAAtacagtttttacttttattattcttCTCTTTATTCTACATGGGAATTATCCTGGGAAACCTCTTAATTATGGTCACAGTGATTTTTGATCTTCACTTACACTCTCCCATGTATATTCTCTTGGCCAATCTATCTTTCATTGACCTGGGCCTCTCATCTACCACAGTTCCTAGGATGATCTTTGATCTTCTCAGTGATTGTAAAGTCATTTCTTTCCATAATTGCATGATACAGATGTTCTTTATCCATGTCATGGGAGGAGTTGAGATGGTGCTGCTCATAGCAATGGCATATGACAGGTACACAGCGATATGCAAGCCTCTCCATTATTTAACTATTATAAATCCCAGAATGTGCTGGCTTTTTGTAATGGTTGCTTGGATCATTGGGGTGATTCACGCtatatttcagtttgtttttgttgtaaaCTTACCCTTCTGTGGCCCTAACAATGTGGGAAGCTTTTATTGTGATTTTCCTCGGGTTATGAAACTTGCATGCATGGACACTTATAAGCTAGAATTTGTGATCGCTGCCAATAGTGGGTTTATTTCTATAGGCACCTTCTTTTTCTTAGTGGTATCATATATCTTTATCCTAGTTACTGTTCGACAACATTcttcaaatgatctatccaaagCATTCTTTACTTTGTCAGCGCACATCACTGTAGTGGTGTTGTTTTTTGCCCCTTGCATTTTTCTCTATGTATGGCCTTTCCCAACTAAATCACTGGATACATTTTTTGCCATTGTGGACTTTGCTGTCACCCCATTCTTAAATCCTGTCATCTATACTTTAAGGAACAAAGATATGAAGGTGGCAATGAAAAGAATGAGTCAACAGGTTGTAAGTTCTAGAGACATGACATAA